One bacterium DNA segment encodes these proteins:
- a CDS encoding T9SS type A sorting domain-containing protein produces MIKLKVVCIVVLTGIFSSTWGSWNVVKIGVCPDWCYQLKVGKGRNDGTNRVYVSGYDGHIYEWTYINGSWACVDLGAGAQRMIGITIGDSKSDGVTRVYDANENGYLYEFTYNPPWTKVQLPSPQGSNAAVAIGNGRNDGVNRVYASCQDDHIYELTYSLENWERLDICPHAPFAYRWDLCLGRIRSDGLIRVYSTAAFGGGIREQTWASNSWVDSLVDAVTGASTDINIGPGRNDDTFRIYAGRIDGSVYEITNTDPWVGVESISFIIGYRLEQNRPNPFSRVTEIEFQVPDNSQTGIKIYNLTGRLLRIIVCNELGPGTHRVIWYGKDNFGNRVAPGVYFYRLYGKSFSVVKKLIVI; encoded by the coding sequence ATGATAAAGTTAAAAGTTGTGTGTATAGTTGTATTGACTGGTATTTTTAGCAGTACATGGGGAAGTTGGAATGTTGTTAAGATAGGGGTATGTCCAGATTGGTGTTATCAACTGAAAGTAGGTAAAGGTAGGAACGACGGTACAAACAGAGTCTATGTATCCGGGTATGACGGTCATATATATGAATGGACATATATAAATGGGTCGTGGGCTTGTGTAGATTTAGGTGCTGGTGCGCAGCGTATGATAGGTATAACTATAGGGGATAGTAAGAGTGACGGTGTGACTCGTGTTTATGATGCGAATGAGAATGGCTATCTATATGAGTTTACTTACAATCCACCCTGGACTAAGGTTCAACTACCAAGCCCTCAAGGCTCTAATGCAGCTGTTGCAATTGGGAATGGTAGGAATGATGGAGTAAATAGAGTCTATGCATCTTGTCAGGATGACCATATCTATGAACTTACATATTCTTTAGAGAACTGGGAGCGACTTGACATATGCCCACACGCCCCTTTCGCATATAGGTGGGATTTATGTCTTGGTAGAATAAGGAGCGACGGCCTAATTCGGGTATACTCAACAGCAGCATTTGGGGGTGGCATTCGTGAGCAGACATGGGCTAGTAATTCTTGGGTTGACAGTCTCGTGGATGCTGTAACAGGAGCATCAACTGATATAAATATTGGACCCGGTAGAAATGATGATACTTTTAGAATCTATGCTGGGCGTATTGATGGCAGTGTATATGAAATCACTAATACTGATCCGTGGGTAGGCGTTGAATCCATCTCTTTTATTATTGGATATAGATTGGAACAAAACCGACCTAATCCATTTAGCCGAGTTACAGAAATTGAATTTCAAGTCCCAGATAATTCCCAAACCGGTATAAAAATTTACAACCTCACAGGTAGGTTATTGCGTATAATTGTGTGTAATGAATTAGGACCAGGTACTCACAGGGTGATTTGGTATGGTAAAGATAATTTTGGGAATAGAGTTGCCCCGGGTGTCTACTTCTATAGATTATATGGAAAAAGCTTCAGTGTGGTTAAGAAATTGATTGTTATTTAG